The window CCCTGTTAACGGCGTGAAAGGCCGTCGTCCTGGACCAGACTAGACGATGGGGACGCAGGATAAATTTGGCTGGGCTGCAAGGACTCGAACCTTGATTAACGGAGCCAGAACCCGTCGTCCTGCCAATTGAACGACAGCCCAGCAGCGAGAGGAAGATTTATGCGGTAGCCCGCCGAAAGTCAACCTCTTTTTGTGCTTTTTAAAACTTTTTTAGGCGGTTTTAGCCAGCTTGCGGGTGCGCTTCTTCAACTTGTTGATTTTGCGGCGGATACGGTCGCGGACAACACGCTCTTCAACCTTTTCCTTGTCAGCGCGAAGAGCACGAATCTGCTTCTTCAGCTCAGCAATCTGCTGCTTGTACGGGGAAACGGTTACTTCGTCTTCGATGCCGAAGAGTTCCTTGATAGCTGCAACGATCTCGTCCTTGTCCTTACCGGAAGCGCCGGTGATCATGGGCAGCTTGGCGATGCAGAGCTCACGGAGCTCCTTGGTGGTCATCTTCTCAAGGGGTTTGGTAAGCTCGAGCTCCTCAAAGGAAATCTCTTTTACTTCTTCACTCATGGTGTACTCCTTAAAATGTGCCGGAACGGATTGATCTATTCGTTTTCGAACATCCGCATGTACGCTCGATAGCACCTGCCGAGAGGTGTGTCGGTGTCCAGCAGTTGAGTTAGTTTGCCCAAATCTTTGGGCTTTTTAAGTTTCCTCGGAGGCTCCACAGCCTCCGGTCGGATTACTCCGTCCAAAGGAACTCTGCCGTTTAGCAGCTCGAATGTGACTTTGTCAAAGACTTCTTCACCTAAATATCCGTTGACCGTATCCAGTATCATGGGGGCCAGGAACTGCGCCTCCTGCATGACCATGGGGTCTTCTGCTGCCAGAATAAGTTTTCGACCTCGATGCCCAAGTGGTCTGGCAATAGGAGCCATTTCGCCCATGAGCTCATCCCACGCATTCCACAGTTGCACCAAAGTAAGGCCACCTGTGGTGTCGAGCTTGTTCAGAAAGGTGGGGAGGGAACGCTGCACGCTGACCATGCGATTGGTGCGTCCCTTCTTGTTGCTGTAGTGGCGAAAATATCGGGCCATTGTCCTACTTCTTGGGGGTCAGGGTGATGGTGACAATATCGGGGCGGAGTTCGTAGGCTTCGCCGGAGCGTTCCTGCTCATCCACTTCCTTGGCGACTTCCTGCCCAATCTCCTTGGGGTCACCGCCTGTGAGGACGCCAGAGATGATGCCGTCGCGGATAGCTTCATCCGGCATGAACTGGCGTGTGATTTCCAAATCTTCCTGCTTGTAGCCATCCTTGACGATAGTCAGCAGGTGGTCGCTCTGTTTATCAAGGGAAACAGCACAAGGCGTGGTGCAGACTTTCGTGCCATCTGCATAAACCGTGGCCCCGAGGGGATTGGTGGAGACCGGAATTTTCTGCTTGGGCACTCCGCAGCCGGTCAGGAGCAGTATACATATAGTAATGGCCGATAGTGTGGCGATTTGTTTGCTCATGATAACCTTCCTTGTGATTCCTTGAAGGAACACCCCCGGACGACAATGCCGTCCGGGGGTGCGATTGTCTTATTGCATGGGCGTACGCCCGGTCAAGTTACATGCAGTTGCGTGCGCGATAGTTGACGATAAGGGCCGGGCAACCGGGAGACAGGGCCACCTGGATAACCGTGGAGCCCACGAAGGGCTTGGCCAGTTCCTGGCTGGTGGAGTACTGGGCCATGATGACCAGATCCGCTTCCTGCCAGCGGGCATGCTTAAGGATCTCGACAAAGGGAACGCCTTCCCAACATTCGAAGGAATGGCTGATGCCGTCCATGGCGCGAGTGTACTTGCTCTTCATCTTCTCCTTGGCACTGTCCACGAAGATGTCCATGTCCTGCATGTAGTACTTGGGGTTCGGGCATTGCTGGCCGATGTCCAGTACGTGGAAGATATCCAGATGCGCATCATACTGACGCGCCACCTGCGCGGCAAAGCAGAGTGCGGAATCGGACGGGGTAGAGAAGTCGGTCGCCATGACGATGCGCTTGATGTCGTTTACCGGAGGCATCTCATTAGTCACAACCATGACCGGGCAGAACACATTGGAGCAGACCTTGCGGATGGTGGTGTCCACCGATCCCCACATGCGGTCCGGGCGATCCATGGTTGAGGTGTGGTGCCCCATGACGATGAGGTCTATACCCTGAGTATGGATGAGCTTCAGCATCTGCTCATGGGCCGGGCCAGTGCGGACCTGGATGGAGTAATTGGGCAGCGTCTTGAGATCGTCTGCGAAGAATTCCTCTATCTTTTCAGCGGTCTTTTGAACAAGCGCCTCTTCTGACATCTGGTCGTGCGGACACCATGCGTCCTTTGTGATGGGCAGGGAGTGAAAGAGAATGAGCTCGGCGTCGTGCCTACGCGCGAGATCAAAGGCCGCCTTGGGAGCGGTCTGGGAATCGATCTGCGGGGTAGCAGCCAGAAGAATCTTCTTGAACATGTCGCCTCCTTGTCATGGCCGGCTTGTTAATCAGTTAAGCCCCTCACCGGCTAGGGGTGTTCATTCAATGCTACTATCTCAATTCCATAAGGATAGGGCAAGCATAATTGAAAAAATACGATTGCAGAATATGACATGATATTTTCGGAAAAAACAACAGATTCCGGTGAAAAATAATGAAAATAACTGACTGATTGCAGTCCATCAGCTCTTTGAACGCTAATGAAAAAGCCCCGGAGGTATTTTCCGGGGCTTTTAATGAGTCGAATTAGTATGGTTGGGGCTCTACTCAGTCGCTTCCCCATCACTCTTCTTGTTCGCGTCTTCCAGCAGGTGGAGGATACCCAGTCCTGCTTCGGCAGGATTGACATGAACACCAACGCCAACATGGGTGGAAGAATGGGACTCGGAGTAGGTGCCGGTCTTCTGGTCAAAGCTGGAAGAGTCATGATGCGAGGTCTCGAAGTTCTTCTCAGTGCCAACGGTCGGAGCGGCTGCGGCCCCGGCTTCCAGCAGGCCCTCAAGAGCCTTCTCGGGATTCTCTTCAGCGGAGCGCTGCATGGTGGCGGGCTGGGTGGTGTGGACCACGGCCTTCCGGTCTTCCGGGGCAAGCTGGTCGCTGGAAATCACGATGGGCTGTTGATCTGCCGGAGCCTGTGCTTCCTGCTGCTTCAGCTTCTGCTGGTCGGCGGCATCAAGCTGGTCGCTGGAGATGACGATGGGAGCATCGCCTTGCTGAGCAGTTTGAATCGGTTTGGGCGCAACGGCCACTGGTCGTGCAGTCTGGCCGGCGGGGACCATATCCACAACCACGGAGGCAGGAGTGAGCACGTATGCGCTGCCGTCGCTTTCGGCGGCCTGTGTGCTGAGCAGGGCGTTGGAAAACGCACCTTCATCGGTGGCGCCCATGTCTTTCACGGAGACCGCGGACTGCACTGCGTCGCGGGCAACTGCGCCGGTATCGTATTGGCGGGAAATCTGAACGTCGGCCTGTCGGTAGCCGTCCTTCTTGAAGGTCAGAATGTGTGGCTGCGTCTTTTCAAGTTCTACGTTGCAGGGCGAGATGCAGGTCTCGGTGCCATCTGCGTAGACTACGGCGCCAGTGGGATTGGTGGACACGGGGATGGTCTGCGTGGCTGCCTTGCATGCCGCCAAAGAAGAAGCAAGGAGCAAAGCTGCGGCGCAGGACAGAATTTCTTTTTTCATTAATCAAGCCTCCGAAGGTATTTGCATCTCTATATACTAAGTGGCGGTCGTAAAACAACCGTCAAGGCGTTACCGTTTTAGGCTTGACGGGCATGGGGTCTTGAGCTAGAAATCGAACATCCCGTATATCAAGATATCCTGATATAGGTCAAAACTCATGGAAATAATCAAATATTGCAAGGCGCTTGCCGACGAAACCAGAGCCAGGCTCGTCAATGTTCTGCTCGAATATGAGTTGAATGTAGGCGAGATTGTTCAGGTTATGGAGATGGGGCAGTCCCGCATCTCCCGTCATCTCAAGATTTTGTCCGACTCCGGGCTGGTGGATGTCCGCCGCGAGGGGTTGTGGGCTTTTTATCGCGCCAGCGATGAAGGACCGGGCCGTGATTTCCTGAACGGTGTCGCCTCCCTGCTTGAGGACGAGAGTGAGCTAAAGCGCGATCGCAATCGTGCCGAAAAGGTCATTCGTGAGCGTACCGCCGCCACCCGCCAGTTCTTCGATGAGATTGCTTCTGATTGGGACCGCATGACCTCCGAGGTGCTGGGCAAGTTGAATCTCGGTAAAGAGATCGGCAAGCTGTTGCCCGCCGAATGTGACTGTGCTGCCGACATCGGCTGTGGTACCGGCGACATGCTGGAACTGCTGTCCAAGATATCCAGCTCTGTCATCGGTGTGGATAACTCGCCCAAGATGCTGGAGCTGGCTGAAGAGCGTTTTTCTGATGATGCCCGCATGTCGCTGCGTATCGGTGACCTGACTCATCTGCCGCTGCGCGACTGGGAGGCTGATTGTGCCGTTACCTCGCTGGTGCTGCACCACTTGGCCAGCCCGCTGGACGCCCTAAAGGAAGTGGGACGTGTGCTTAAAGTTGGCGGTCGCTTTATTATCGCCGAGTTTGATCTGCATCAGAACGAGTTGATGCGCAGCGAGTATGGTGACCGTCGTCTCGGTATCCCGCAGGAGAAGATGCGAGGTTGGTTGGAGCAGGCGCGCTTCGATGTGAAGTCCGTCACTGAATTTTCCGTCAATATGGGCCTTGTCGTCGTTTTGTACGAGGCCGAAAAGAAATAGATAATAACCATTTATTTGGAGGAACCTATGTCCAAGAACGTTATGCCCGTCGATCCGAAGTGCGAGAACAAGGTCGCCGACATGTCCCTGGCCGAGTGGGGCCACATGGAGATGCAGCTGTCCGAGCGCGAAATGCCGGGCCTCATGTCCATCATCGAGAAGTACGGTGAAGAGAAACCCCTCAAGGGCCTCAAGGTCATGGGTTCCCTGCACATGACCATCCAGACCGCCATGCTGATCAAGTGCCTGTACGAACTGGGCGCTGACATCCGCTGGGCTTCCTGCAACATTTTCTCCACTCAGGACCACGCTGCCGCTGCCATCGCCGACTCCGGTATGGCCAAGGTCTTCGCCTGGAAGGGTGAGACCCTGGAAGAATACTGGTGGTGCACCGAGCAGGCTCTGACCTGGCCTGACGGCTCCGGTCCGGACCTGATCGTTGATGACGGTGGCGACGCCACCCTGCTGATCCACCAGGGCGTGAAGTGCGAAGCTGACACTTCTCTGCTCGGCAAGGAACACGACGTTCTGGAATTCCAGATCATCATGGATCGCCTCGAGGCTTCCGTTGCCGCCAACCCCACCAAGTGGACCGAAATCTCCAAGAAGATTCGCGGCGTGTCCGAAGAGACCACCACTGGTGTGCACCGCCTGTACGAAATGCAGCGCGCTGGCGAACTGCTGTTCCCCGCTATCAACGTCAATGACTCCGTCACCAAGTCCAAGTTCGACAACCTGTACGGCTGCCGCGAGTCCCTGGCTGACGGCATCAAGCGCGCCACCGACGTCATGGTCGCTGGTAAGGTCGTTGTCGTTGTCGGTTACGGCGATGTTGGTAAGGGCTGCGCCCAGTCCATGCGCGGCTTCGGTGCTCGCGTGATCGTCACCGAAATCGATCCCATCTGCGCACTGCAGGCTGCCATGGAAGGTTACGAAGTCACCACCATGGATGACGCTGCTCCCCGCGGCGATATCTTCGTCACCTGCACCGGTAACTACCACGTTGTCACCGGCGCTCACATGGATGCCATGAAAGATGAGGCCATCCTCTGCAACATCGGTCACTTCGACTCCGAAATCGAGATGGCTCACCTCGAGAAAAACGACAAGTGCATCAAGAAGGAAGTCAAGCCTCAGGTCGACAAGTGGACCCTGCCTTCCGGCAAGTCCCTCATCGTTCTGGCAGAAGGCCGTCTGGTCAACCTCGGTTGCGCCACCGGTCACCCCTCCTTCGTTATGTCCAACTCCTTCACCAA of the Pseudodesulfovibrio sp. zrk46 genome contains:
- a CDS encoding metalloregulator ArsR/SmtB family transcription factor, with product MEIIKYCKALADETRARLVNVLLEYELNVGEIVQVMEMGQSRISRHLKILSDSGLVDVRREGLWAFYRASDEGPGRDFLNGVASLLEDESELKRDRNRAEKVIRERTAATRQFFDEIASDWDRMTSEVLGKLNLGKEIGKLLPAECDCAADIGCGTGDMLELLSKISSSVIGVDNSPKMLELAEERFSDDARMSLRIGDLTHLPLRDWEADCAVTSLVLHHLASPLDALKEVGRVLKVGGRFIIAEFDLHQNELMRSEYGDRRLGIPQEKMRGWLEQARFDVKSVTEFSVNMGLVVVLYEAEKK
- the ahcY gene encoding adenosylhomocysteinase, encoding MSKNVMPVDPKCENKVADMSLAEWGHMEMQLSEREMPGLMSIIEKYGEEKPLKGLKVMGSLHMTIQTAMLIKCLYELGADIRWASCNIFSTQDHAAAAIADSGMAKVFAWKGETLEEYWWCTEQALTWPDGSGPDLIVDDGGDATLLIHQGVKCEADTSLLGKEHDVLEFQIIMDRLEASVAANPTKWTEISKKIRGVSEETTTGVHRLYEMQRAGELLFPAINVNDSVTKSKFDNLYGCRESLADGIKRATDVMVAGKVVVVVGYGDVGKGCAQSMRGFGARVIVTEIDPICALQAAMEGYEVTTMDDAAPRGDIFVTCTGNYHVVTGAHMDAMKDEAILCNIGHFDSEIEMAHLEKNDKCIKKEVKPQVDKWTLPSGKSLIVLAEGRLVNLGCATGHPSFVMSNSFTNQALAQIDLAKNDYDPKVMILPKKLDEEVARLHLARLGVNLEKLTKEQADYIGVDVEGPFKPDHYRY
- a CDS encoding DUF721 domain-containing protein, with the protein product MARYFRHYSNKKGRTNRMVSVQRSLPTFLNKLDTTGGLTLVQLWNAWDELMGEMAPIARPLGHRGRKLILAAEDPMVMQEAQFLAPMILDTVNGYLGEEVFDKVTFELLNGRVPLDGVIRPEAVEPPRKLKKPKDLGKLTQLLDTDTPLGRCYRAYMRMFENE
- a CDS encoding PEGA domain-containing protein, whose product is MKKEILSCAAALLLASSLAACKAATQTIPVSTNPTGAVVYADGTETCISPCNVELEKTQPHILTFKKDGYRQADVQISRQYDTGAVARDAVQSAVSVKDMGATDEGAFSNALLSTQAAESDGSAYVLTPASVVVDMVPAGQTARPVAVAPKPIQTAQQGDAPIVISSDQLDAADQQKLKQQEAQAPADQQPIVISSDQLAPEDRKAVVHTTQPATMQRSAEENPEKALEGLLEAGAAAAPTVGTEKNFETSHHDSSSFDQKTGTYSESHSSTHVGVGVHVNPAEAGLGILHLLEDANKKSDGEATE
- a CDS encoding PEGA domain-containing protein, with the translated sequence MSKQIATLSAITICILLLTGCGVPKQKIPVSTNPLGATVYADGTKVCTTPCAVSLDKQSDHLLTIVKDGYKQEDLEITRQFMPDEAIRDGIISGVLTGGDPKEIGQEVAKEVDEQERSGEAYELRPDIVTITLTPKK
- a CDS encoding universal stress protein, whose product is MFKKILLAATPQIDSQTAPKAAFDLARRHDAELILFHSLPITKDAWCPHDQMSEEALVQKTAEKIEEFFADDLKTLPNYSIQVRTGPAHEQMLKLIHTQGIDLIVMGHHTSTMDRPDRMWGSVDTTIRKVCSNVFCPVMVVTNEMPPVNDIKRIVMATDFSTPSDSALCFAAQVARQYDAHLDIFHVLDIGQQCPNPKYYMQDMDIFVDSAKEKMKSKYTRAMDGISHSFECWEGVPFVEILKHARWQEADLVIMAQYSTSQELAKPFVGSTVIQVALSPGCPALIVNYRARNCM